From the genome of Chanos chanos chromosome 5, fChaCha1.1, whole genome shotgun sequence, one region includes:
- the wnk4a gene encoding serine/threonine-protein kinase WNK4: MSHAEVEFAGHGFQSLKVDLNDDCMSTSVPLLRTHSLSARRNSYVLHKINVDIEPQLYNGTLSKAISWSAENILSESRTEESKADSPPCESPVLSPDATSTNPSSPTENWDGAVQSPATQDASSDSDTEVVKTEQVIPRRTFENKWEHDDKEDVETKAVATSPDGRYLKFNIEIGRGSFKTVYKGLDTETTVEVAWCELQTRKLTKVERQRFSEEVEMLKGLQHPNIVRFYDSWKSTVKGHKCILLVTELMTSGTLKTYLKRFKEMKPKLLQRWSRQILKGLHFLHTRTPPIIHRDLKCDNIFITGPTGSVKIGDLGLATLKRASFAKSVIGTPEFMAPEMYEEKYDEAVDVYAFGMCILEMTTSEYPYSECQNAAQIYRKVTSGMKPDSFFKVKVPELKEIIEGCIRMDKDERYTIQDLLAHSFFQEHNGVHVELAEEDDLVKSSLKLWLRMDDNKKLHGKYKDNNAIEFLFELYKDVPEEVAQEMVVLGFVCEADYKLVAKAMRDRVTAIKRQREKMRRQAEEQRKRKQEDNTEEEPEPPSPKPIGFAPESSSPSPVQTPPMPLLPDPAFSPINGSVESGINGGFLPEPEEPEADQHFHIRHTSCSSAASDCETDDFLSLSGLQDALEVANGNFGSTPTPSTPVTPPTMSISVPTPPMPALRFPSSIAVSTNTEKRVSGPPSPLSSPVDSYASDVTSGLSDGYEGQSEKGGKTADRRTAGKLLRRRARSRLRITSFSDEVDRVVECQLQTHNDKMVTFKFDLDGDNPEDIAAVMVHKEFILPSEKEGFIHRMRDIIKRAKSLMGKESPCQQANHGCARPPCLGAADLHIHNLARTHSSSSLPDFGPGVGGWGSPPGLSRDMTSPARPLLRSQSFHNSPGSPHPYQTYPASAYPSENMPHLQQYQMPSYMTTATRFPFPYPVNAGSPKPAHPPVSRNPSYPLSSPPSAPGSPLSVNSDSPAQTPLSDPSPLSTPQTSVQPPNMWPPHTQPLFSLASVLSMAMSMAHSFIPAPSLASPLTQSIPSIPGFPPQLSAHVQGQPGYPSVYMPLYSSPVAGEGVYVPAGLAEQTDYYQNPEVQSQCQGALYGSPQRTQPAVPNTHMSVSAPGMGISIPNIPSPVPQEELPNNLSYQTQEPQPVYTHQQGYTHPFTGKPLERSPDLSSSPLLSCSPRGSSESNMSSSSPRSLSPAATTESSASVSKTKESPLSHEPKPTVTVGRFQVSPSKEISAALPRENSTTTSTVPSTLPAATSALSISSVSSSPESPIKALSSPQPVLVSQDQHRSTKPMFEHTIQVENLSNQPYSTAYPHDPQFSAAPPLQPELKTVQLQGKEREQSNDEVHDDYDNDNDESEVQEEQQRRRKRGRRQDCALTLMGTSVDSGLSVAMETEGRTWDGANSSPQYPAPLHNLWMSYTRSSSYLSSDESESEDEEMWEELQELREKHLSEVQMLQAVQKREIEELYERMGKVPPPGIVSPAAMLSSRQRRLSKGGGYPSSRRNSLQRLDILPLTGIMRKNSLSGNSSSSSSSQERPPKGVTFAPDCTRMVDNS, encoded by the exons ATGTCTCATGCCGAAGTTGAGTTCGCTGGCCACGGCTTTCAGAGTTTAAAAGTTGATCTGAACGACGACTGTATGTCAACTTCAGTTCCATTGCTTCGGACGCACTCACTAAGCGCAAGAAGAAACTCTTACGTGCTTCACAAAATAAACGTGGATATAGAACCTCAGCTATATAACGGGACACTTTCTAAAGCAATTTCATGGTCGGCGGAAAACATCTTATCAGAGAGTAGGACAGAAGAAAGTAAAGCTGATTCTCCTCCTTGTGAGTCTCCCGTTTTGAGCCCGGATGCCACGAGCACAAACCCCTCTTCACCGACAGAGAACTGGGATGGCGCCGTGCAGAGCCCAGCGACACAAGATGCCAGTTCTGACTCAGATACTGAAGTTGTTAAAACTGAGCAGGTTATACCTCGACGGACGTTTGAAAACAAATGGGAGCATGATGATAAGGAAGACGTTGAGACTAAAGCCGTGGCCACTTCGCCCGATGGAAGGTATCTGAAATTTAACATCGAAATAGGGAGAGGGTCGTTCAAGACCGTCTACAAGGGTTTGGACACTGAAACGACTGTGGAGGTGGCATGGTGCGAACTACAG ACACGAAAGCTGACCAAAGTGGAGCGACAGCGTTTCAGTGAGGAGGTTGAGATGCTGAAGGGACTTCAACACCCAAACATTGTGCGCTTCTATGACTCATGGAAGTCCACTGTAAAAGGGCACAAGTGTATCCTGCTGGTGACGGAGCTTATGACCTCAGGTACTCTTAAAAC GTACCTTAAGCGTTTTAAGGAGATGAAACCAAAGCTTCTTCAACGCTGGAGTCGTCAGATCCTTAAGGGTCTCCATTTcttgcacacacgcacccctCCCATCATCCATAGAGACTTGAAGTGTGACAATATCTTCATCACTGGTCCCACTGGCAGCGTGAAAATTGGTGATCTCGGCTTGGCCACACTCAAACGTGCCTCTTTTGCTAAGAGTGTAATCG GGACACCAGAGTTCATGGCTCCGGAGATGTATGAGGAGAAATATGATGAGGCTGTCGATGTTTATGCCTTTGGAATGTGCATCTTGGAGATGACTACGTCCGAATACCCATACTCTGAATGCCAGAATGCAGCTCAGATCTACCGTAAAGTTACTAGC gGCATGAAGCCAGACAGTTTCTTCAAAGTGAAGGTACCTGAGCTAAAGGAGATCATTGAAGGATGCATCCGCATGGACAAAGATGAGAG GTACACCATTCAAGACCTGTTGGCACACTCATTTTTCCAGGAGCACAATGGTGTGCACGTAGAGTTAGCAGAGGAGGACGACTTGGTGAAATCTAGTCTGAAGTTGTGGCTACGTATGGATGATAACAAGAAGCTTCACGGGAAGTACAAGGACAACAACGCCATTGAATTCCTGTTTGAACTCTATAAAGATGTGCCTGAGGAGGTGGCACAGGAGATG GTGGTGCTGGGATTTGTATGCGAAGCTGATTATAAGCTGGTTGCCAAAGCGATGCGGGACCGAGTGACGGCCATCAAAAGACAGCGGGAGAAAATGCGTCGTCAGGCAGaagaacagaggaagaggaaacagGAGGACAACACTGAGGAGGAGCCTGAACCGCCGTCCCCCAAGCCTATTGGCTTTGCACCTGAGAGTTCTAGCCCCTCCCCTGTACAAACTCCTCCCATGCCGCTCCTCCCCGACCCAGCTTTCTCTCCAATTAATGGTTCGGTTGAGTCCGGGATAAACGGGGGATTTTTACCAGAGCCCGAGGAACCGGAAGCTGATCAGCACTTTCACATACGCCACACCAGCTGTTCCTCAGCAGCCT CTGACTGTGAGACAGACGATTTCCTCAGTCTTTCTGGGTTACAGGATGCCCTTGAGGTTGCCAATGGTAATTTCGGCAGTACTCCGACACCGTCAACCCCAGTGACCCCACCCACCATGAGCATATCTGTGCCCACGCCTCCAATGCCCGCTCTTCGGTTCCCCTCT AGTATTGCTGTGTCCACGAACACTGAGAAAAGAGTTTCTGGACCTCCTAGTCCATTATCTTCACCTGTAGACag CTATGCCTCGGATGTGACGTCAGGCTTGAGTGATGGCTATGAGGGCCAGTCAGAGAAGGGTGGTAAGACAGCAGACAGACGGACAGCAGGAAAACTGTTAAGGAGGAGGGCCCGATCCCGTTTGCGCATCACCAGT TTTTCTGATGAAGTGGACAGAGTGGTTGAGTGTCAGCTCCAGACCCATAATGATAAGATGGTTACCTTTAAATTTGACCTGGATGGAGACAACCCAGAGGACATTGCAGCAGTCATG GTGCACAAAGAGTTCATCCTGCCATCTGAGAAAGAAGGGTTCATCCACCGCATGCGTGACATCATAAAACGGGCGAAGTCTCTGATGGGCAAAGAATCACCATGTCAACAAGCCAACCATGGCTGTGCCCGTCCCCCTTGCCTGGGTGCAGCTG ACCTTCATATTCACAATCTAGCTCGGACACATTCTTCCTCCTCCCTGCCAG ATTTTGGCCCAGGTGTAGGGGGGTGGGGTTCTCCACCGGGACTGAGCAGAGACATGACTTCACCAGCACGCCCCCTCTTACGTTCTCAGTCCTTCCACAACAGTCCAG gatctCCTCATCCGTACCAGACCTATCCCGCCTCTGCGTACCCGTCAGAGAACATGCCACATCTGCAGCAGTACCAGATGCCGTCATACATGACCACCGCCACACGCTTCCCGTTTCCTTACCCGGTTAACGCAGGCTCCCCGAAACCAGCCCACCCACCCGTCTCTCGTAACCCCTCGTACCCCTTGtcctctcctccatctgctCCTGGCTCCCCGCTGTCAGTGAACAGTGACTCCCCTGCCCAGACTCCTCTAAGTGACCCTAGTCCTCTATCAACCCCACAAACCTCCGTCCAGCCCCCCAACATGTGGCCTCCTCACACTCAGCCCCTTTTCTCATTGGCCAGCGTGCTCTCCATGGCCATGAGCATGGCGCATTCTTTTATACCGGCGCCCAGCCTGGCATCTCCTTTGACACAGTCTATACCCTCAATTCCAGGCTTTCCTCCACAGCTGAGCGCTCACGTGCAAGGCCAGCCTGGGTACCCCTCTGTGTATATGCCCCTGTACTCTTCTCCAGTGGCtggagagggtgtgtatgtACCAGCTGGGCTTGCAGAACAGACAGACTATTATCAGAATCCTGAGGTTCAGTCTCAATGCCAGGGAGCCCTGTACGGAAGCCCTCAGAGAACACAGCCTGCTGTCCCCAacacacatatgtctgtatCAGCGCCTGGTATGGGAATCTCCATCCCCAATATTCCTTCTCCAGTCCCTCAGGAGGAGCTTCCTAACAACCTTTCTTATCAGACCCAAGAGCCCCAACCAGTTTATACTCACCAGCAGGGTTACACACACCCTTTCACAGGAAAGCCACTGGAACGCTCTCCTGACTTGAGTTCTTCTCCTCTGTTGTCCTGTTCACCACGGGGCAGCTCAGAGAGCAAT ATGTCATCATCCAGCCCAAGATCACTATCACCCGCTGCAACGACAGAATCCAGCGCCAGTGTATCCAAGACCAAAGAATCCCCTCTTTCACATG AACCAAAACCTACTGTCACGGTGGGCCGATTCCAGGTATCGCCCAGTAAAGAGATCTCTGCAGCACTTCCGAGGGAAAACAGTACCACCACATCTACTGTACCATCAACCCTGCCCGCTGCAACCTCTGCTCTGTCCATATCCTCTGTTAGCTCATCCCCAGAGAGCCCAATAAaagctctctcttctcctcagccAGTGCTGGTTTCCCAAGACCAACACCGCTCTACCAAGCCTATGTTTGAACACACTATTCAAGTAGAGAATCTCAGTAACCAGCCCTACTCCACTGCATATCCTCACGATCCACAGTTCTCAGCGGCTCCCCCTCTCCAGCCGGAGCTGAAGACAGTCCAGCTgcaaggcaaagagagagaacagagtaaCGATGAAGTACACGATGACTATGACAATGATAATGACGAAAGTGAAGTGCAGGAGGAACAGCAACGCAGGAGGAAGAGAGGTCGCAGACAAGACTGCGCTCTGACGTTGATGGGGACGTCGGTGGACAGTGGGTTAtcggttgccatggaaacggaGGGACGAACGTGGGATGGGGCCAACAGCAGCCCCCAGTATCCTGCCCCGCTTCACAACCTTTGGATGAGCTACACGCGCAGCTCCTCCTACCTGAGCAGCGACGAATCAGAGAGCGAAGATGAGGAAATGTGggaggagctgcaggagctgagagagaa acacttaTCTGAAGTGCAGATGCTACAGGCAGTTCAGAAACGTGAGATAGAGGAGCTGTATGAGCGGATGGGGAAAGTTCCACCCCCTGGCATCGTCTCCCCTGCTGCCATGCTATCCAGTCGTCAGCGCCGGCTCTCTAAAGGCGGGGGTTACCCCTCCTCTCGCAGGAACAGCCTTCAGAGGCTAGACATCTTGCCTCTTACAG GGATTATGAGAAAAAACTCCCTGAGTGGcaatagtagcagtagcagcagTTCTCAGGAACGGCCACCTAAAGGAGTAACCTTTGCCCCCGACTGTACAAGAATG GTAGACAACAGCTGA
- the coa3a gene encoding cytochrome c oxidase assembly factor 3 homolog, mitochondrial has translation MADSGSKGGPEAKYAKRIDPTKEDLSREQLQFIRQVELAQWKKKTEKLRGRNVVTGLLIGAVVLGIYGYTFYSVSQERIMDEIDEEAKNARIRGSKTGAN, from the exons ATGGCTGACAGTGGAAGCAAAGGGGGGCCGGAGGCAAAATATGCGAAGAGAATAGACCCAACTAAAGAAGATTTGTCCCGGGAACAGTTGCAGTTTATACGGCAAGTGGAACTTGCACAATGGAAGAAGAAAACTGAGAAGCTCCGGGGTCGAAACGTCGTGACAGGACTCTTGATTGGAGCTGTAGTGTTGGGCATTT ATGGATACACCTTTTACTCTGTATCTCAAGAAAGAATCATGGATGAGATAGATGAAGAGGCAAAGAACGCCAGAATACGGGGTTCAAAGACGGGAGCAAACTAA
- the cntd1 gene encoding cyclin N-terminal domain-containing protein 1, with amino-acid sequence MALFSSNERTKKLGFGQTPFEILSDFLAGLDKTNKSNLDNLSKCCGNFKEEKIIECVFLICKKLRLDPTVGYHATEILERFMTKHLERIYSSQNCQTLQGATCGQKTNYEDMVFEDVNEKFFVFILSSVQIASKLALHSSVIDNNAAMEFLHSVGRTCSKEKLMESELLILKTLDFNLNLPNPLSYVETLLEILGYNDPSVPVAHLHHLCRYTLQFIYLQRGPIYQSLLVVVTGCSSPPPEHRVKFVSVTEDCMLLGVAVIAVSAFIHNISTWEQVVAELNLITGISIRSIMDFAHVVLMHISGCPPCKHLNQ; translated from the exons ATGGCTTTATTTTCGTCAAATGAACGAACGAAAAAGCTTGGATTTGGTCAAACTCCATTTGAAATTTTATCAGATTTTCTGGCCGGTCTcgataaaacaaacaagagtaATTTGGACAACTTGTCAAAATGCTGCGGAAatttcaaagaagaaaaaataattg AATGTGTATTCCTTATCTGCAAGAAATTGAGACTTGATCCAACTGTTGGGTATCACGCCACTGAGATACTGGAGAG GTTTATGACAAAGCACCTCGAGCGAATATACTCTAGTCAAAACTGTCAAACACTTCAAGGTGCCACATGTGGACAGAAGACAAACTACGAGGACATGGTCTTTGAGGATGTGAACGAGAAGTTCTTTGTCTTCATTCTCTCCAGTGTGCAAATTGCAAGCAAGCTGGCCTTGCACTCTAGT GTCATAGACAATAATGCAGCCATGGAATTCCTTCATTCAGTTGGCCGAACATGTTCTAAAGAAAAACTCATGGAATCTGAGCTTCTGATTCTGAAAACCCTAGACTTCAACCTGAACCTCCCAAACCCTCTGTCTTATGTGGAGACTCTACTGGAAATACTGG gatACAACGATCCATCTGTACCTGTGGCACACCTGCATCATCTCTGTAGGTATACACTACAGTTCATTTACTTGCAGAGGGGGCCAATATATCAGTCATTACTCGTTGTTGTCACTGGATGCTCAAGCCCACCACCAGAACACAG GGTAAAGTTTGTGTCAGTGACTGAAGACTGTATGCTTTTGGGTGTGGCTGTCATTGCGGTGTCTGCATTCATTCATAACATCTCTACCTGGGAACAG GTGGTGGCAGAATTAAACCTCATCACTGGTATCTCCATACGCAGCATAATGGACTTTGCACATGTTGTTTTGATGCACATCAGTGGATGTCCCCCTTGCAAGCACCTAAATCAGTGA